Genomic DNA from Enoplosus armatus isolate fEnoArm2 chromosome 7, fEnoArm2.hap1, whole genome shotgun sequence:
gtattttcagAGATTAAAGGCAATGGTATTTTGAGTCACAGTAGAGGGATGGCAACTTTGTTATCTCATATTAATATTGTTCTTTTACGTGCATCCCCTTAATTACGTCCAGATACTAATGATAGAAAATGATAACAACTTTTCACCATCTAACCGCATGTTGCATTATATGCCAAGAAGTGTAAATGCTTCATTGTACCAAGTGCTTTGTGAAACTGTATGTCCTCTGTTATTTGTTACCTGTTATTTACCATCGTATATAATCCCTAGTCCACGGCCCTATagcattcatttattgtttatcaAAGGTGTTAAAGTTTAAAccatttattgtttgttttcaggagtGAACTGTCTTGTGACCAGAGgctttctgcctctcctcctttcacctTCTGCCCCTCAAACATAAGCCCGATGGTAGCAAACATTACGCAAGCTGTTGGCTGACTATCCCTTGCCAGGAGCACATGGTGTAGTTGAAGGTTTAGTAGGAAAACAAGATCACACGTCGAAGTGCAAGGGGTGGGTCTGTGTCACTATAGGTCAAAAGGAAGAGGGATAGGCCATCATAAATAACTTAAGGTGGCAACAACCACATTTCTGATGTTAATGGCACTCAATCAGGAGATACTCAGGAGGGGGTTCTCTTTTTAGGCAGAGGTTAGGTTCCAGTCTGAAATATGATATAACAGaggtgtgtctctgtgtggttgttgttgttgttgttgttgttgttgttgttcatgacAACACTGCCGTTCAGGGCTAGTCGTCTACAATATCCTGATGCTAAAGCTGTAGATGCAGGTATTCAGGTAGGGTAGGTAGGGTTGTTCAGCCAGTTGTGTTGTTGCCATCTGTCTCTGAGGATGTGTGCATCTGCAGTATTTCCattgtgtttaataaataacACACCATTCTCTAAAGTCTGAACCAGCAGTATTTGTTGCACAAACATTCCTATTCCAGTACAGTACTACACGCTTCAtgcatctgtgcatgtgcataaCTACTATATGCTCATGCCTGCGAATGTATTCATGAAATGCACATGTCAGGCACGTTCAAATAAAACTGTCAAAGGCAGAGAAGATAAGTGTGGTAGAAGTCTTACACAGTTACAATAAGTTGCATACTTTTCTCAAGTACGGAGGTCACAGTGCCCCAGGGTGCTGATTGTACCTTTTCTAAGAAACCTTCCCACAGCAAACTTCCCAGAAGGAAGTCGCCTCCAGTTAGGAAAAGACTCAAATATAACCTCTGGCAAAGTACAGTAAATGCTTTATACAGTAGAAAGACGGCCTACTGGACCACTGAAATGAATCCAACATCCAGCAAAGCTCCTTTAACACAGAAAGAGTTTCCAAGGATTTTGTTGTTCCAGTTGTGCTCTGGAaaaccttttgtctttttttcttttttgcacttTGCTCTTGTTACATAACCATGTATAGCAAAGCATTTTAGAATCTCCCTTTTGGGCTTGGCTGTAGTGTTTGTGTCACTATTTAACTTCCTTCTGAATAACTAGATGCACAGAGTTTTAGACTTTACATGTAATAAATCATGCCCTACTTTTAAGAAACTAATGGGAAGTGAGTAGGTGTAAGACGTGTGTAACAGACACAGTTTGCACTTTTTAATGACTGTAATCAGTCTTTGTTGTGCTATTGCGGAAACTTCACTAACATCACAATGCACAGAGGAACACTCGCATGTCCATAACAGAAAAGGTTGGTTAACGTAGACATGGAaatgttacatgtttttatgtAGATTTCACAAAAGGTGATGTTAAACTCTTTACATACAGAGTGAGATAGCCTAAGTTGTGATTTTATTGTCGAATAGTGGAGCAATGTGaccattagggctgcaactacaattattttcattgtttattaatcagctgattattttctcaattactCATTTGGCCTGTTAAACCTCAGAAAATAGGTGACACCTTTAATAGCTTGCTTTGTCCAAGACCAGTCCATGACCCACAGCTTTTAAATTTGGCTGTCATgtaagacaaagacaagtaGCACATTATTAGAACAGATAAGCTGGCataagcaaatgtttggcatttctgcctGAAAAGTGATTTGAATGGTTAATCAGTTATTGAAAGAGGGCATGGGCTTGGGTTAGACCAACTGAAATAACTTTCCCTTAAATAATTCATCTTCTTACTGGAACTTTTGTGGGTCCTCTTCAGCTGTGGGCTCATAAAATCACTTTTCATCCCCACTAGCTACAGCATTGCATGAGGCAGCTGACTCAGAAGCCACAAAACCGTTAAGGGTGTGTGCTCATTCCAACATTTGCTGAGTCACATTATCTCCCAAACCCTTTTCTCTACTTGTAAATAATCACGCTGTACCATCAAAACAACAGGCAGACACTGCTGTGTAAACCCTGACACGAGTTGGACAAGCTTCAGTCTGACTGGTTGCAGCCTGAAACTCTTCCCCTTGTTCTTGGCCTCTCTCCAGTACTTTCCTTCACATCTTGCAACTGCAGAGCCCGTCGGGGCTATCTGGTACAttccaaaagagaaaaacacaccacaggGAGGGAAGAGTGAGAGGCGGACACTGTTCGGCTCTCACGTAACAGACGTAACGCATGCTGCCAGAGTACAGTGGATTGTTTGGAGGAAATGACTCCGCTGAGAGGAGGGACAATCCTGTAAGAGGATCAGGTTGCACCAGCCAATGAGGTCATTTCAGTGGTTGATGTTATTGGGGCAGATCTTTGCATCATGTTAGTTTATTAAGATGTATATTAACATGTCAGAATATTTGGTTGTTCCAGCTTTAATGGAGGGAAACTGGAAACAATATTTATGCTGATAGACATGCAGCTGAGCTGACTGACAGattatcagtggtggaaagtaaccaagtacatttacatacatactttactttatactttactTTCTATTTTATGTTACTTAATACTTTTAAATTTCAGAGGGATATTggatatattaaatatataccgctctgaaatctgaaatactTTAAGCAAATTTGGCTGATAAGacttcagtacttttacttcagtaaacatTGTAATGCAggactattattatcatttttcttattattggCATCTCAATACTTCTTACACCACTGTAGCACCCGCAGCCTGTCCTCCTGCAGGGGTAATAAAGGAAAATGTCCCGTTGTATAACCaagttatatgttatattaacgTATTATATTACGTTATATTAACgtgttatattaacgtacatcacccctgtcccccctgcgttacattaacgcacgcaTCACCTACCGGACacttatctggacactttacttattttggtcactggtttgttatttatcttatcttatttttatttttattccttattttaccttttatattctacatatttgttgtcaaaacaatagcaccttcagaccacggcaaattccttgtaatgtatgttacttggcaataaacagtttctgattctgattctgtaaaaTGTACTACTTAACTCCTTATGATTGTCACATGTTGTAGTGaggtgtgtttcctgtgttcaaGATTGCTGCTCATTATTAACATAATACAAACAATTGTGACTGATAACTGCCTCTAAATCTGACCAACAATGTTGTCCTCAAGCATATTCATGACTGTTGTTGACCCAATCATGCAAAGCCAGgctcattcaaaacaaaaactctctGTTTTCATCACAGTACAGTCTGGCCTGTTTCTTATATAACCAGCTTAGTCGAATCATTAACCCGAATCAGGTCTAGAAAGGGTTCACATCCCCTCTTCATGACTATAACTGGGACATTGGGCAGATTAGGATTTCAGTATTTCCTCATCACAGACAGGGTTTGGTGTCTGACGCCACCCAGTGGACAGTTTTACATACTGTCTCGTGAACATGTGCTGCCACCCTGAGTTAAGTCATGTGAGGTTCGAGTCTCGTGTGACCTTCAGCTGCCAAGAGTATCTCCAAGAAACACCTGCAGGTTTGACATCTGAGAACCTGCCTGGTGGCCCACGGCCCAAAGTGTGCACAGACATATATGATAATCAGTCACCAGCAGGCCACTACTGTATTTAGCTCATGTCCAAATGTGTATATGACTTTTAAATGAATGGTGCAGAGCCACAATTCTATTATCTAACGCCTGAAATGATCTTCAAATCATAAAAGTTACTCTCAGAAACGTATTTATCTCATTGCGATTTTAACATTTGTACATGATACTTTCTCTCcctgaaaaacacactaaataaCCGCACTGAATGTTCAGATGTGAGTGGTAAAACCGACTaaactgtttttactgtttgacagttttacagacaaacctgggacaaaacaaatcaataaattaaGTTAGCCCAGTGCTATTAGctccagaaagaaagaaaagtcagcGTTAATTTAAATACTGATTACCAAATCCAAATTATAACAGAGTAAAGAATCATTTTAATGTAACAACATAGTCATTTTATAGACATACAGTAAGAAATCGTACTAATTTTAGATCATttagatggacagaaagagagaagcatcCTGGAATGATTGAGattcaaataaaatagaaaaacatcaacacaaacatacacctCTTAATACTgtgataaaatgtttgaaaacttttttaaaaggaacaaaacGCCTCATAAGACAAGGTTCTTGGTTAAAACCTACATTATGTGGCTAAAATAGATTACAGtacttaaatataaaaatagactctttttgaatttgtctgttcttttagtttttctcCGCTGCAGTCTTCTAGATGGACGGATGAGTTTGTCCGGCGTGTGTCGACAGGTCACTTGTGCTCCCTCAGTGACACATCCGAGAGGTCATCTCTTTCTGCAGACACAATGCACACAGCACGGTGAGTTAGAGCAGTTAAGGAAAAACCTGTGCTTCTCGAAATGTTACCACACTGTAGGATACAGTAAGCAGattctttaaatgtatttgaaagctcatgtagaaaaatataatattgactgaagagaaacagataTGGCTTTGCAAATAAAACCTGAAGCGCCAAGTAGACcacaacaaacactttttatCTAGTGTTGTTGGGGCTGTGTTTACAAAGACTAGAAGGTGctagatgcaaaaaaaaaagcaaataaaaaaagtctaaaCATCCGCAGATTAATCTCCATTGTAAAAATCCACTTTATTGTCTAAGCTTTTGGTCACACAGGCCTTTGTTACAGCATGAGacatgccaaacacacacagaacagtcTCTCACAAAAGGGTAGAGGGGCTATTAACAACCAACTATCAATTAACAAATAAATTGGGCTGTGCAGTTATTCAGCATGACTGATTAATGTCTTTAAATAGAATTGTACCCTTGTAAAATCATGATTTCTAGCCATCCTGAAAACAATGAGCAGAACCTGAATTACACctctaatgaaatgaaatctcaTATTCGTTTgggaaacaaacataaatgtgtctttgtataAAATAACACTATAATCATATATGCAACAAAGGTGCCGTGTCAGGGTCCCCTTACACATAAGAGATTTTTGCCGGTGCTGCTTACATTCAGATTGCAAATGGCGGCAGCATCCTGTTTCACAAATGATTATCACTCGCAGTCCTACAGGGCTCAACAACCTTTATTCACATATTTTAAACATAAtctaatgtatttttgtattcaGCTCCATATTAGATCCTATCATCTCTTTGACTCACCAGGGGCTCCAGCTCTTTGTGGTCCGTGAGGTTGAACTCAGTGACAAAGTAATAGAAATGCTTGTAGCAGGTATTGACGTGAGCCTCAGCCCCCATCTGGCTCACACGGTCAAAGTGGTGAATGTAGACGTGAACAAACACCCGGAACAGACGAGACAAAATCTTCTTAGCCACCTGCATGAAGGTCTTAGGGAAGGGAGTACCTGGGAGTCAAACAGATGGAGACAGGAGAACACCACGGTCAATCCAGGATGACCTTTTGCTATTTGCTTCACAGAAAGgaacacatttgaaatgttaatgtgtttaatgCAGTGGTTATAGAATATTTTAGCCAACAACACTCAATGTGTTTCTTAACCTTATTTGTCCTCTGGAGGCCCTCAGGTTGGATACCAGCATGCTATCAATTCATACGTGAATGGAAAACCAACATGACTTGGTCTGGGGGACAAGCCTCTAAGCAAGTGATTAATTTAGTATGTCTTTTTGCTTTGActaattcaataatatttctGGAATCTGTTCCAGAGGACAGGCGCGTCAGAGGTCGTTTCTATTCATAGCCAACTGTACATTgtgtgacccatttttaaatCCATTGCTTGGATGTTTCTGTAGTTAGTCAGATGCCGAGCCACAGCACAGGGCATGCACACAGCGACAGACTGAGATAATAGAAAGCCGAGAATGCCACAGAAGATTAGCTGATAGCGTTTGCTATGTGCAACATTGTAGGTATTTTAATAAATGTGGCCTCGCAGATTGAATCTAAAACATCTTTTGGTTATCTGTCTTTTGAAAACAGATGCCTTCACCCTGCAATTTTATCTGTATCTCATTTTAATTTTCCTTTGTATTCATCACATGGCAATCATTAAAGCGGCTTTTTCTGGTCTTTTATGTGACAAGTGCTGAAATGGTTATCCATTGAAAGACAGATTAATTGTTTTAAGAAATTTAAGACGTAAAAAtgcagcagtggttcccaacctttttggcatgtgaccccttaaaacaaaaaaatcttaactTGTAACCCTTTGTCATCTGTCCCTGTGTTACTGGAATCATTTTGAGTCCCCCAAAATCCAAACAATTCAGTGCTTTACAAAACAAGGATTCATTAGAGGGAAATCTACGTCTGCTTTCCTCTTTTGTTAATCATCTTGCGATCCCTCGAGTTTATCTTGTgacaggttggaaaccactgggtTACAGCATCTCAACTGTGAGAAAtggctgcttctgtctgttttatacCATTAATTGAACACCACTGGGGGTTTGTTCAGACAAAATCATAAGACAGCTCTTGAGCTTTTGTGATTTTGGATGGGCACTGATCATTACTTGGTGACGTTTTATGGAGCCGATAATGAATTGAAATAGCTTAATTGACAAAGTAATGGCTGGTGCCTGCCCTACTTGTGACGCCTACACCTATGAATGGGTGGTGACTTGGTTAGCACACAGGCAGAGTTCACTACCTGACCTGACCCTTTACTGTAGGACTTCTtgaatgttaacatgttaaccCAGCTAAGATAAAGTTTCTTATACTGGAAACACTCttttagaaaacacaaaaaaaacaaaatgtctgagaGATTAAGGATCTATATCTAATCTCAACACTTACCGACGTTGGTGGGAAAGATGTTCTCATTGTTGATCTGTACCTCAATCCAATCCATGAGCAGGCTCATGTATTTGGGGGCAGACAGCGCCGTTGGCCTCTTGTACTTGTGCTCGTCCTGCCATCGGTATTCGTACTTAGGCCCACCGGACATGACGGGGCAGGTTTGATCGGTGCAGGAGTCGCTGATGGTGCCGTAGATGAGGTTGATGCGGTTGAAGAAGTCGACCACGTGGACGGCCACCCAGTCGTTGAGGTCCTCACCGTGGGGCAGCTGCACGGCCTGCTTCAGGTCCAGCCCTGCGTTCAGAGACGCCTGGGCCTTCTTGTGCAGATCGAAGCGCTGCGTCCCGGGCTCAAACTTGCGCTTGGGCCGGAATGTCCTGTCTTTGTTGAAGACTTGTTTCAGCGCCATGGACATGGTTGCATGGGGTGCTGGCGGGCGATTTGTTTGAATGCTTCTGGTGAATTATTTACTGTTGAAGTGGAAGCAGTCAAAAGGTTGTGTCAACAACCAGTGCAGAGTTTTTGTTATGGACTGGTCTTTTGGTACTTGTTTCGACTCAGCCTGTGATCCTGCATATgataaaaggagagaaagaaaga
This window encodes:
- the mob3a gene encoding MOB kinase activator 3A yields the protein MSMALKQVFNKDRTFRPKRKFEPGTQRFDLHKKAQASLNAGLDLKQAVQLPHGEDLNDWVAVHVVDFFNRINLIYGTISDSCTDQTCPVMSGGPKYEYRWQDEHKYKRPTALSAPKYMSLLMDWIEVQINNENIFPTNVGTPFPKTFMQVAKKILSRLFRVFVHVYIHHFDRVSQMGAEAHVNTCYKHFYYFVTEFNLTDHKELEPLKEMTSRMCH